From the genome of Microtus pennsylvanicus isolate mMicPen1 chromosome 17, mMicPen1.hap1, whole genome shotgun sequence:
TTCTCCTTTGTCAGCAGAGCTCAGATTCTCAGCGGCTGGATTGTCTCAGGCTGAGCTTCTCCCATGACTCCTGCAggtttcccagcctcccttcctctgtgtgtgtgtctgctgctggcctctggctttgcccaggcaggcaggctgctggTGGTGCCCATGGACGGGAGCCACTGGCTCACCCTGCGGTCGGTTGTGGAGAAGCTCATCCACAATGGACATGAGGTAGTGGTAGTTGTGCCAGAGGTAAGTTGGCAACTGGGAAAATCCCTGAATTTTACTGTGAAGACGTACTCAACTTCTCACACTCTGGAGGATCTAAACCAGAAGTTCAAGTATTTTTCTGATACGCAATGGAAAACTCCAGAAGAAAGTATGCTTTCTTTAATGACAGGCTCAGCCAAAGGTTtttttgaattaatattttcaaactgTAGGAGTTTGTTTAACGACAAGAAGTTAGTGGAGTACTTGAAGCAAAGTTCTTTTGATGCTGTGTTTCTGGATCCTTTCGATGTGTGCGGCTTGACTGTTGCCAAGTACTTGTCGCTCCCGTCAGTGCTTATTGCAAAAGTTATATTTTGCCACTATCTTGAAGAGGGCGCTCAGAGCCCCAGACCCCTCTCTTACGTTCCCAGAATTTTCTCGAAATACACAGACACCATGACTTTTATGGAGAGAGTATGGAACCACATCACCTATATGGAGGAGCGTGCATTTTGCCACCATTTTTTCAAAACTGCTACAGATACTGCCTCTGAAGTTCTCCAGACCCCAGTGACTATGGAAGACCTCTTCAGCCAAGTGTCCATTTGGTTGTTACGCAGTGACTTTGTGCTGGATTTCCCTGCACCTATGATGCCCAACATAGTCTACATTGGTGGGATCAACTGCCACCAGGGAAAACCACTTCCCAAGGTATGCTACCTCTCCTTCAGCACATGAAGAGAGCCTTTGGTTAGGCCAAGAAAAGATAAATTCTTTACTGAGCTGTGATTTATCGTTTACCTCACTACATATGGAATTTCTTCCTGGGTTAGAGATGTTTTATGCCTACTCACTAGTTAGGAAACAAATCTATATTGGTGCCCTATTGATATGGGTGTGTAAACCTGTGAAGATATCACATATACATCCAAAGCTACAATCTGAGTTTAACTATGTATGTgtgcctttctctgtgtgtgtggcaaggtcatgaaattagaaagaaaagggacaaagaaaaatttttcttAGGAGAAACAAAACCAGTAAGTAATGATAGACATACCACATGAAGACAGAAAGGGGG
Proteins encoded in this window:
- the LOC142836968 gene encoding UDP-glucuronosyltransferase 1A7-like, whose amino-acid sequence is MTPAGFPASLPLCVCLLLASGFAQAGRLLVVPMDGSHWLTLRSVVEKLIHNGHEVVVVVPEVSWQLGKSLNFTVKTYSTSHTLEDLNQKFKYFSDTQWKTPEESMLSLMTGSAKGFFELIFSNCRSLFNDKKLVEYLKQSSFDAVFLDPFDVCGLTVAKYLSLPSVLIAKVIFCHYLEEGAQSPRPLSYVPRIFSKYTDTMTFMERVWNHITYMEERAFCHHFFKTATDTASEVLQTPVTMEDLFSQVSIWLLRSDFVLDFPAPMMPNIVYIGGINCHQGKPLPKEFEAYVNASGEHGIVVFSLGSMVSEIPEKKAMEIAEALGRIPQTVLWRYTGPRPSNLAKNTILVKWLPQNDLLGHPKTRAFITHSGSNGIYEGICNGVPMVMMPLFGDQLDNANNMETRGAGISLNIIKMTADDLENALKAVINDKSYKENIMRLSRLHKDRPIEPLDLAVFWVEYVMRNKGAPHLRPAAHDLTWYQYHSLDVIGFLLAIVLTVVFIVFKCCSYGFRKCFGKKQGVKKSHKSKTH